One window of the Candidatus Zixiibacteriota bacterium genome contains the following:
- a CDS encoding exported hypothetical protein (Evidence 5 : Unknown function): MLRRISSVAVAVLLTFASAAFAAETKVEGRIYSNWTLNTTDGADNYNNFDLGRSYVTVKSKLSDYTSVNITMDLRSVDSYKGYTMILKYGYAAWKPKFAENYLTVTLGLQPTKYIDAVDNLFWGRRYVLNSTSDLNNFLTTSDLGLTMSADLGKKGAYGSAGLAILNGTKYSDVVEKNKQKDFNPYIVLNPMPASADFGKTVVAAQFYSGTQNIAFGDSLKAADYKHQIASIGATXPYKKVFSVGCDLNWQTLGQGAGSDDLKQSALSGFGAIYLEPLVGAASYLRTLDIFGRVDKYDPNTNMDKDASTMIIVGLECVPVKGVAASVNYRSTDYQADNKTTSSGVYFNSEFRF; encoded by the coding sequence ATGCTCAGACGGATTTCATCGGTTGCCGTAGCCGTCCTGCTGACATTCGCATCAGCGGCGTTCGCGGCAGAGACCAAAGTCGAGGGTCGTATTTACAGCAATTGGACATTGAATACGACTGACGGCGCCGACAACTACAATAATTTCGATTTGGGGCGGAGCTATGTCACGGTCAAGTCAAAATTGTCCGACTATACCAGTGTCAATATCACCATGGATTTAAGGTCGGTTGACAGTTACAAAGGTTATACCATGATTTTGAAATATGGCTATGCCGCCTGGAAACCGAAATTCGCCGAAAATTATCTAACCGTCACTCTGGGGTTGCAGCCGACCAAATATATCGATGCTGTCGATAATCTTTTTTGGGGCCGGCGCTATGTTCTCAATTCAACCAGCGATTTGAATAATTTTCTGACGACATCGGATCTCGGATTGACAATGAGTGCCGATCTCGGCAAAAAGGGAGCCTACGGATCGGCCGGGCTGGCCATCTTGAACGGCACTAAATACTCCGATGTAGTGGAGAAGAACAAGCAAAAAGACTTTAATCCCTATATCGTGCTCAATCCCATGCCCGCAAGCGCCGATTTTGGCAAGACCGTTGTCGCGGCCCAATTCTATTCGGGAACTCAGAATATTGCTTTCGGAGATTCTCTCAAAGCCGCGGATTACAAACATCAGATTGCCTCAATCGGCGCCACCNTGCCGTATAAAAAAGTNTTCAGCGTCGGCTGCGATCTGAACTGGCAGACGCTCGGCCAGGGTGCCGGCAGCGATGATTTGAAACAGAGCGCCCTATCCGGTTTCGGTGCGATATACCTGGAACCGCTGGTGGGAGCGGCTTCGTATCTGCGGACCCTTGATATTTTCGGACGGGTTGATAAGTATGACCCGAATACCAATATGGACAAAGATGCCAGCACGATGATAATTGTCGGTCTGGAATGTGTTCCCGTAAAGGGAGTTGCCGCAAGTGTCAATTACCGCTCCACCGATTATCAGGCCGATAATAAAACCACATCGAGCGGCGTTTATTTCAATTCGGAATTCAGATTTTAA
- a CDS encoding Phosphate binding protein has product MKKLILFSALAVILAGLAFAGSTITVKGSDTLVRLGQRWAEEYMKQNPGVTIQVSGGGSGTGIAALINGGTDICEASRDMKEQEYKMAESKGIKPHRVSVALDGIAVFLNESNPVNELTVNQLKGIYTGSITNWKDVGGPDHLIILYGRENNSGTYAFFKEHILKDEDYADQTQTLPGTAAVVNAVAKDKYGIGYGGIAWATGVKDAAVKKTDTSTAVKPSIETVSNGTYPISRELYWFFNGAPTGEMKKLLNWALSDDGQKVAKDIDYVPLPKEMAEKNMIK; this is encoded by the coding sequence ATGAAGAAATTAATCCTTTTCTCTGCACTAGCGGTGATCTTGGCCGGCTTGGCCTTCGCTGGATCGACTATTACCGTGAAGGGATCGGATACCCTGGTTCGGCTGGGACAGCGCTGGGCCGAGGAATATATGAAACAAAATCCCGGTGTCACCATCCAGGTATCGGGCGGTGGCTCGGGAACCGGCATTGCCGCTCTCATTAACGGCGGCACCGACATCTGCGAAGCCTCGCGCGATATGAAAGAGCAGGAATATAAAATGGCCGAATCTAAAGGGATCAAGCCACACCGGGTCTCGGTCGCTCTGGACGGTATCGCCGTATTCCTGAATGAAAGTAATCCCGTGAATGAACTCACGGTCAACCAGTTAAAAGGCATTTATACCGGTTCCATAACCAACTGGAAAGATGTCGGCGGTCCGGATCATCTCATCATACTTTACGGCCGGGAAAATAATTCGGGGACCTACGCTTTTTTCAAAGAGCACATTTTAAAAGATGAGGATTATGCCGATCAGACTCAAACCTTGCCCGGCACAGCGGCCGTAGTAAATGCCGTGGCGAAAGATAAATATGGTATCGGTTACGGTGGTATTGCCTGGGCGACCGGGGTGAAGGATGCGGCGGTCAAAAAGACCGATACCTCGACAGCGGTGAAGCCGTCCATCGAGACGGTCTCGAACGGCACCTACCCGATTTCGCGGGAATTGTACTGGTTTTTCAACGGCGCTCCGACCGGTGAGATGAAGAAATTGTTGAATTGGGCCCTCTCCGATGACGGGCAGAAGGTCGCCAAAGACATTGATTATGTTCCTCTGCCCAAAGAGATGGCCGAGAAAAATATGATTAAATAA
- a CDS encoding Phosphate ABC transporter, inner membrane subunit PstC — translation MEKYNFKPKSRLREFIGEKIIAITALAAVIGILLIFIFIFKEALPIFTSSKVQQEASVGKMLFKQEFYKGREPKWSWQPNSDVPKYSLFPLFLGTLKAAIVAMLFAVPLGVGAAIYSSEFAPRRLKEVIKPVIELLAGIPSVVLGFFALIVLATFLQNTLGLTYRLNALNAGIALGITVIPVIFTVAEDAMTAVPRSLRDAAIALGANPWQVSFTMVLPAALPGIAAGVVLGFGRAVGETMIVLMASGNAAIVSGSFVDSIRTFSATIAAEMAEVVFGSPHYNVLFFIGTLLFIFTFIINLGGDFVLMRLRERIQGRTK, via the coding sequence ATGGAAAAATATAATTTCAAGCCCAAATCGCGTCTTCGGGAATTTATCGGGGAGAAGATTATCGCCATTACGGCTCTGGCGGCCGTGATCGGCATTCTTCTCATATTTATTTTTATATTCAAGGAGGCCCTGCCGATCTTCACATCATCCAAAGTGCAACAGGAAGCCAGTGTTGGCAAGATGCTTTTCAAACAGGAGTTTTATAAGGGTCGGGAGCCAAAATGGTCCTGGCAACCCAACTCCGATGTTCCCAAATATTCCTTGTTCCCGCTTTTTCTGGGAACGCTGAAGGCGGCCATTGTCGCCATGCTTTTCGCGGTTCCTTTGGGGGTCGGTGCGGCCATTTATTCCTCCGAATTTGCACCACGAAGATTGAAGGAAGTCATCAAACCGGTAATAGAACTTCTGGCCGGAATTCCTTCGGTCGTTCTTGGATTTTTCGCCTTGATTGTTCTGGCGACATTTCTTCAAAATACTCTGGGTCTGACCTACCGGCTGAATGCTTTAAACGCCGGGATCGCGCTGGGCATCACGGTCATCCCGGTAATCTTCACTGTGGCCGAGGACGCCATGACCGCCGTCCCTCGCTCGCTCCGGGATGCCGCCATTGCGCTAGGGGCCAATCCCTGGCAGGTATCTTTCACCATGGTGCTTCCCGCGGCCCTTCCCGGAATCGCCGCCGGGGTGGTTCTCGGTTTCGGACGGGCCGTCGGCGAAACCATGATTGTTCTGATGGCTTCCGGAAACGCCGCCATAGTTTCCGGGAGTTTTGTCGATTCCATCCGCACTTTTTCGGCTACCATCGCGGCGGAGATGGCGGAAGTGGTCTTTGGAAGCCCGCATTATAATGTCTTGTTTTTCATTGGGACCCTGCTCTTTATCTTCACGTTCATCATCAATCTCGGAGGGGATTTTGTCCTCATGAGATTGCGGGAAAGAATTCAGGGACGGACAAAATGA
- the pstA gene encoding Phosphate ABC transporter, permease protein PstA, which translates to MNDISKVRTGSNISSQMPFQFKEKSSGVLPRGLTLAAVLIIILMLLIILANIILGGIGVINWGFLTKPPENGMESGGIFPAIFGTVALVFLMVLAVIPVGVLTAIYLQEFTRPDSYMTRLIRVAINNLAGVPSIVFGLFGLGFFVGFIGTGIDSIFYHSGRPVWGQPAIIWAALTLSLMALPVVIVSTEEALRSIPRELKDASYALGATKLQTIARVIVPQALPGIFTGAILGVSRGAGEVAPIMFTGAAYYLPHLPTKLTDQFMVLGYHIYVMATQSPNIEATKPILYGTVLVLLVLTIFLNAVAILIRSRIRSRRVNV; encoded by the coding sequence ATGAACGATATCAGTAAGGTCAGAACCGGCAGTAATATCTCATCGCAAATGCCATTTCAATTCAAGGAAAAGTCATCCGGGGTCCTTCCTCGCGGACTGACCTTGGCGGCTGTACTAATAATAATCCTGATGCTACTGATCATTCTGGCAAATATTATTTTAGGCGGAATCGGTGTTATCAATTGGGGTTTTCTGACCAAACCGCCGGAAAACGGCATGGAATCGGGAGGTATATTCCCGGCTATATTCGGCACCGTCGCTCTGGTTTTCCTGATGGTGCTGGCGGTAATACCGGTCGGTGTTTTGACGGCCATCTATTTGCAGGAATTCACCCGCCCCGACTCATATATGACCCGGTTAATTCGTGTTGCCATCAATAATCTGGCCGGAGTGCCCTCGATAGTTTTCGGTTTATTCGGGCTCGGATTTTTTGTCGGATTCATTGGGACAGGAATTGACTCCATTTTCTATCACAGCGGTCGTCCGGTTTGGGGTCAGCCGGCCATTATCTGGGCCGCATTGACTCTTTCCTTGATGGCCCTGCCGGTGGTGATTGTATCTACCGAAGAGGCCTTGCGGTCCATCCCGCGCGAATTAAAAGATGCCAGTTATGCGCTGGGAGCCACCAAATTGCAGACCATTGCCCGTGTGATTGTCCCGCAGGCCCTGCCTGGGATTTTTACCGGGGCCATACTTGGGGTCAGCCGGGGAGCGGGGGAAGTCGCCCCTATTATGTTTACGGGAGCGGCCTATTATCTGCCCCATCTGCCGACTAAATTAACGGACCAGTTTATGGTTCTCGGTTATCATATTTATGTTATGGCGACCCAATCGCCGAATATCGAAGCGACCAAACCGATCCTCTACGGCACGGTCTTGGTTCTGCTGGTTTTGACAATCTTTTTAAATGCCGTGGCCATTTTAATACGTTCAAGAATTAGATCGAGGCGCGTAAATGTCTGA
- the pstB gene encoding phosphate transporter subunit; ATP-binding component of ABC superfamily (Evidence 2a : Function from experimental evidences in other organisms; PubMedId : 2993631, 3881386, 8682808; Product type t : transporter) — protein sequence MSDETFQAELEGRPEMAVRSNKSGSILESGSQMKMIVRHLXFFYGNSQALHDISMDIQEHRVTALIGPSGCGKSTFLRTLNRMNDTIPGTRLEGEIKLDNMNIYRDVRDVSSVRTRVGMVFQKSNPFPKSIFENVAYGLRVNGIGNKDIVTEAVEDALKRSYLWEEVKDKLSTSAYMLSGGQQQRLCIARALAVRPEVLLMDEPASALDPISTAKIEDLIGELRKNYTIVIVTHNMQQAARISDFTGFFYEGYLVEFGATKGIFTKPKLKKTEDYITGRFG from the coding sequence ATGTCTGATGAAACTTTTCAAGCCGAATTGGAGGGCCGACCCGAGATGGCTGTTCGATCGAATAAATCCGGGTCGATTTTGGAATCGGGCTCCCAAATGAAAATGATCGTTCGCCATCTGANTTTCTTTTATGGAAATTCGCAGGCGCTTCATGATATTTCCATGGATATACAGGAGCATCGGGTGACGGCTCTGATCGGCCCTTCGGGTTGCGGGAAATCAACTTTTTTGAGAACCCTGAATCGGATGAATGACACTATTCCCGGTACCCGCCTTGAGGGTGAAATAAAATTGGATAATATGAATATCTACCGTGACGTCCGTGATGTGTCCTCGGTTCGGACCCGGGTAGGGATGGTGTTCCAGAAATCAAATCCCTTTCCCAAATCTATATTCGAAAACGTCGCCTATGGCCTGAGGGTAAACGGAATCGGGAACAAGGACATTGTCACCGAGGCCGTCGAAGATGCTCTGAAGAGATCATATCTGTGGGAAGAGGTCAAGGACAAATTAAGCACCAGTGCCTATATGCTCTCGGGCGGACAGCAGCAGCGGCTCTGTATCGCCCGGGCCTTGGCGGTGAGGCCGGAAGTTCTCCTGATGGATGAGCCGGCTTCGGCCCTGGATCCGATTTCAACGGCCAAGATTGAGGACTTGATCGGCGAGTTGCGAAAAAACTACACAATTGTCATAGTGACTCATAATATGCAGCAGGCGGCCCGCATTTCGGATTTCACCGGGTTCTTCTACGAGGGTTATCTGGTGGAATTTGGAGCCACCAAGGGTATATTTACTAAGCCGAAATTGAAAAAGACCGAAGATTACATTACCGGTCGCTTCGGATGA
- the phoU gene encoding Phosphate-specific transport system accessory protein PhoU: MAKHLQREIDKLKKKILALSAVVEESVNHAVRSISARDLRLADKVMDGDKEIDQMEVDVEEECLKILALDQPVAIDLRFIIAVLKINNDLERIGDLAANIAERAAFLATKEPVDIPFDFPGMSQLSESMLRRSLDALVNLDAKLAYEVINSDDAVDEMHREMYSRIQEEIVKRPEKLDCLINLLAVSRQLERIADHATNIAEDVIYMIEGEIVRHQAEGIYNSEKTPNK, translated from the coding sequence ATGGCCAAACACCTGCAAAGAGAAATAGACAAACTGAAGAAGAAGATTCTGGCGCTGAGCGCCGTGGTGGAAGAAAGTGTCAATCACGCGGTTCGATCGATTTCGGCACGAGATCTCAGACTGGCCGATAAGGTGATGGATGGCGACAAAGAAATAGATCAGATGGAAGTCGATGTCGAAGAAGAGTGTCTTAAAATCCTGGCTTTAGACCAGCCGGTCGCCATCGATCTCCGCTTCATCATAGCGGTTCTTAAAATCAACAATGACCTGGAGAGAATCGGGGATCTGGCGGCCAATATCGCGGAACGAGCGGCGTTTCTGGCGACCAAAGAACCGGTCGATATACCGTTTGATTTTCCCGGGATGTCACAATTATCGGAATCGATGCTGCGGCGGAGCCTCGATGCCCTGGTCAATCTCGATGCCAAACTGGCCTATGAAGTGATAAATTCCGATGATGCCGTTGACGAAATGCACCGCGAAATGTACTCGCGAATTCAGGAAGAAATTGTCAAAAGACCGGAAAAACTGGATTGCCTGATAAACCTTCTGGCCGTGTCACGGCAACTGGAGCGGATCGCCGATCACGCCACCAATATCGCCGAGGATGTCATATATATGATTGAAGGGGAGATTGTCCGTCATCAAGCGGAAGGAATCTATAATTCCGAGAAGACGCCGAATAAATAG
- a CDS encoding conserved hypothetical protein (Evidence 4 : Unknown function but conserved in other organisms), which produces MITADDYIEDLLKKYDGINKFLMERGIICVVCGEPVWGTLGELVKQKGLDLGNILSELNDRFRSE; this is translated from the coding sequence ATGATTACGGCTGACGATTATATTGAGGATCTGTTGAAAAAATATGACGGAATAAATAAATTTCTGATGGAGCGGGGAATTATCTGTGTGGTCTGTGGCGAACCGGTCTGGGGCACGCTGGGCGAACTTGTAAAACAAAAGGGATTAGATTTGGGAAATATCCTTTCCGAACTGAATGACCGCTTTAGAAGCGAGTGA
- a CDS encoding UspA domain protein — protein MDLTEEEKIMETSGKNKKIEYMVPLDGSAMSKSALTAAKAMAKKRAAGIILLHVIEKNPPSTIHGEKHLTDINEANRYLEKIAEEIRSENIPVKIHVHPNREGDVARSIVEHAAEMNPDMVIMCTHGRGGFRGLWYGSIAQQALQLGTWPILLIPPAETESLIEFNPKKILVPLDGNHDFEPALNEAVPIAKAFGSRMHLVIVIPTVAKMAGERGTVGKFLPTAARVMLELAVQGGQDYLAGVAQKCLRSNLEVTTEVLRGDTVAEILEFAGQMESDLIVMSSHGRTGISAHLEGSVAHRVTDRAGIPLLLVKTEEDQA, from the coding sequence ATGGATTTGACCGAGGAAGAAAAAATCATGGAAACATCCGGAAAAAATAAGAAGATTGAATATATGGTTCCCCTGGACGGCTCGGCTATGTCGAAATCGGCTCTGACGGCGGCGAAAGCCATGGCCAAGAAGCGGGCCGCCGGAATTATTCTGCTTCATGTTATCGAGAAAAATCCGCCGTCCACCATTCACGGTGAAAAACATCTCACAGACATCAATGAGGCAAATAGGTATCTGGAGAAAATCGCCGAAGAGATCCGGTCCGAAAATATTCCGGTAAAAATTCACGTTCATCCCAACCGGGAAGGCGATGTGGCGCGCAGTATCGTCGAACATGCGGCAGAAATGAATCCTGATATGGTTATCATGTGTACTCATGGCCGGGGCGGGTTCAGGGGCTTGTGGTACGGGAGTATCGCCCAGCAGGCGCTGCAATTGGGGACTTGGCCCATACTTCTGATTCCCCCCGCCGAAACCGAATCTCTGATTGAATTCAATCCGAAGAAAATCCTGGTTCCGCTCGATGGTAACCATGATTTCGAGCCGGCTCTCAACGAAGCGGTCCCGATTGCCAAAGCGTTCGGTTCTCGAATGCACCTTGTAATTGTCATCCCCACGGTTGCCAAAATGGCCGGGGAACGCGGCACTGTCGGAAAATTTCTCCCCACAGCCGCTCGCGTCATGCTGGAGCTCGCCGTTCAGGGGGGGCAAGACTACCTGGCGGGGGTCGCCCAGAAATGCCTCCGGTCAAACCTTGAAGTCACGACAGAAGTCCTCCGAGGCGACACGGTCGCGGAAATACTCGAGTTTGCCGGACAAATGGAAAGTGATTTGATCGTCATGTCGAGCCACGGGCGAACCGGGATAAGCGCCCATCTGGAGGGAAGCGTGGCCCATCGTGTCACCGACCGGGCCGGAATACCACTTCTTCTGGTCAAAACAGAGGAAGATCAGGCATGA
- the mntH gene encoding manganese/divalent cation transporter (Evidence 2a : Function from experimental evidences in other organisms; PubMedId : 10712688, 10844693, 20177822, 20305051; Product type t : transporter): MEPDAPKSREISKRGDIKTVAAAAAVLDGRGKKGLLARIWPFLGPAFIACVAYMDPGNFATNIQGGAKFGYMLLWVIFASNFMAMLIQALSAKLGIATGRNLPELCRESYSKPTVLVMWLVAEMVAMATDLAEFLGAALGFQLLFGIPLIWGALLTAVATMIILSLEKYGFRPLEAVITVLVGVIAVCYLAETIFGRPDWGQIAFHSVVPQFKGAESVLLASGILGATVMPHVIYLHSALTQGRIIVREPVQLKRLYKYEIVDVIIAMGVAGFINAAMLIMSAATFFERGLSHIGTIEEAHQTLAPILGNASSWVFAISLLAAGLSSSAVGTMSGQIIMKGFIKRKVPIILRRLVTMLPALIVIFLGLDPTRTLVISQVLLSFGIPFALIPLVLFTANRKLMGVLVNRRITTVAIALVAALIVALNIFLLHQTLWGD; this comes from the coding sequence ATGGAGCCGGATGCTCCTAAATCCCGTGAAATTTCAAAGCGGGGCGATATAAAGACGGTGGCGGCCGCCGCGGCAGTACTCGACGGCCGGGGGAAAAAAGGACTTCTTGCCCGCATTTGGCCATTTCTCGGACCGGCCTTCATAGCCTGTGTTGCCTACATGGATCCGGGGAATTTCGCCACCAATATTCAGGGCGGTGCCAAATTCGGCTACATGCTCCTCTGGGTTATTTTCGCCAGCAATTTCATGGCGATGCTGATTCAAGCCCTTTCGGCCAAATTGGGAATCGCTACCGGAAGGAATCTTCCCGAACTCTGCCGCGAGAGTTATTCAAAACCGACGGTTCTTGTAATGTGGCTGGTGGCTGAAATGGTTGCCATGGCCACCGACCTGGCGGAATTTCTGGGCGCCGCTCTTGGATTCCAGCTCCTTTTTGGCATCCCACTCATCTGGGGGGCCCTCTTGACAGCGGTGGCGACCATGATCATCCTCAGTTTGGAGAAATATGGATTCCGGCCCCTGGAAGCGGTCATCACCGTTCTGGTCGGCGTGATTGCCGTATGCTACCTGGCCGAGACCATTTTCGGGCGGCCCGATTGGGGGCAAATTGCCTTTCATTCGGTCGTGCCTCAATTCAAGGGTGCCGAGAGTGTCCTTCTGGCCTCGGGAATTCTTGGGGCGACCGTAATGCCCCATGTCATATATCTTCATTCGGCCCTGACTCAAGGACGGATCATCGTCCGCGAACCGGTGCAACTAAAACGGCTTTATAAATATGAAATTGTCGATGTCATCATCGCCATGGGGGTGGCCGGATTTATCAATGCCGCCATGCTGATTATGTCCGCGGCCACTTTTTTCGAGCGCGGACTGAGCCATATAGGGACAATCGAAGAGGCCCATCAGACGCTCGCGCCCATTCTGGGTAATGCCTCAAGTTGGGTTTTTGCGATTTCACTTCTGGCGGCCGGATTGTCCTCGTCGGCCGTCGGGACAATGTCGGGACAAATAATCATGAAGGGTTTCATAAAGCGGAAAGTGCCGATCATATTGAGGCGTTTGGTGACCATGCTTCCCGCTTTAATTGTCATCTTTCTCGGATTGGATCCGACCCGGACCCTGGTTATTAGTCAGGTTCTCCTGAGTTTCGGGATACCCTTTGCCTTGATACCGCTGGTGCTATTCACGGCCAATCGCAAATTAATGGGCGTGCTGGTTAACCGCAGAATAACTACAGTCGCCATCGCTCTGGTAGCGGCTCTGATTGTGGCTCTCAATATTTTCCTGCTACATCAGACCCTTTGGGGAGATTAA
- a CDS encoding hypothetical protein (Evidence 5 : Unknown function), with the protein MRTKYLTALLLLSVFWLGTAGALGQISSSSYTVKAGHLIDGGGLSSSSSYNLGGSVPFLPAGVSNSSGFLLKGGVTGAIYGTLAGFSVTYSGDATITLTAGSNYPVQILITSGSGADTSGTFYYRMGGQSSYSTAAMTKGAGQLNYTVPGTQLGIRGMEYYFKIKIGGDSIYIGSSANPYIFVSNLTDDQAQRPSAMPEASYRIVGVPLSFSARQTVVNVFLDDLGAVDKKQWRLGSYANGIVTEYPDAADVTPGRGYWLIARGGKRYGAAGFSMRPNASIGPDRFYRISLDTGWVQIANPLPFNVAWGDIRFDTAGTLVPGHPSEVLNDIAYAYNGSSYASATTIGAWDGVFIHINRPGVRIYFPYSESGTMAPRQLAEQVPYKPSPQAWSVQLSVETNGRIDNGNFAGTAPGANSGLDDYDFFEPPQAPEAPCLAFVLPEGDNGLFRTDIRPATPDGDIWRLKILPGSGRILKVAGMKNIPQDMSGLLELSDGSIIQLKQDISINLPDNVTSGRLLIGTEKFLAGQERQVLPSTYTLFQNYPNPFNPATTIKFALPQNGMVNLEIYNVLGQKVRTLLDEELPAGFHSVTWDGRDGSGQEAATGVYFYRLKAGDFREIKKMLMLK; encoded by the coding sequence ATGCGAACTAAATATCTGACTGCTCTCCTCCTTTTGTCGGTCTTCTGGCTGGGGACCGCAGGCGCACTGGGGCAAATATCCAGTTCGTCATACACCGTCAAAGCAGGACATTTGATCGATGGAGGAGGGTTGTCTTCGAGTTCATCATACAATCTGGGCGGCTCGGTCCCGTTTTTGCCCGCCGGAGTCTCCAATTCATCAGGTTTCCTGTTGAAAGGTGGAGTCACCGGTGCCATTTATGGGACATTAGCCGGGTTCAGCGTCACTTATTCCGGTGATGCGACGATCACCCTTACGGCCGGAAGTAATTATCCTGTTCAGATTCTGATTACGAGCGGCTCCGGGGCCGATACCTCGGGAACATTTTATTACCGGATGGGGGGACAAAGCAGTTACAGCACTGCCGCCATGACCAAAGGGGCGGGTCAATTGAATTATACCGTACCCGGAACGCAGTTGGGAATTCGGGGGATGGAATACTACTTCAAAATAAAAATCGGCGGTGATTCCATTTATATCGGCTCCTCGGCCAATCCCTATATATTTGTCTCCAATTTGACCGACGATCAGGCCCAGCGCCCCTCAGCCATGCCGGAAGCCAGCTATCGTATTGTTGGTGTTCCGCTTAGTTTCAGCGCGCGGCAGACAGTGGTGAACGTATTTCTCGATGATCTCGGCGCAGTGGATAAAAAACAATGGCGATTGGGAAGCTACGCCAATGGGATTGTCACGGAATATCCTGATGCCGCCGATGTGACACCGGGTCGCGGTTACTGGTTGATTGCCCGAGGCGGCAAGAGATACGGTGCGGCCGGCTTTTCGATGCGACCCAATGCCAGTATCGGCCCCGATAGGTTCTACCGAATCAGTCTCGACACCGGTTGGGTGCAGATCGCCAATCCCCTGCCGTTCAATGTCGCCTGGGGAGATATCCGTTTTGACACCGCCGGAACATTAGTTCCGGGTCATCCCTCGGAAGTCTTGAATGATATCGCCTATGCATATAATGGCAGCAGTTACGCCTCAGCCACAACGATTGGCGCGTGGGACGGGGTTTTTATTCATATCAACCGCCCCGGCGTCAGAATCTATTTCCCCTACAGTGAATCCGGAACTATGGCGCCGCGTCAATTGGCGGAGCAAGTACCGTACAAGCCGTCACCGCAGGCCTGGTCGGTTCAATTATCGGTTGAGACAAACGGGCGTATCGATAACGGCAATTTCGCCGGAACTGCACCGGGTGCCAATTCGGGATTGGATGATTATGACTTCTTCGAACCGCCACAGGCGCCGGAGGCCCCTTGTCTGGCCTTTGTTCTCCCGGAAGGAGATAATGGTCTGTTCCGGACCGATATCAGGCCGGCGACGCCTGACGGCGATATCTGGCGCCTTAAGATTCTTCCGGGATCGGGTAGGATCCTAAAGGTTGCGGGTATGAAAAATATTCCTCAGGATATGAGCGGCCTTCTGGAATTGTCCGACGGCTCAATAATTCAATTAAAACAGGATATTTCCATTAATCTTCCCGACAATGTGACATCCGGCCGTCTGCTGATCGGGACGGAGAAATTCCTTGCCGGTCAGGAACGGCAGGTGCTCCCCTCCACTTACACTTTGTTCCAGAATTATCCCAATCCATTCAATCCTGCCACCACTATCAAATTCGCTTTGCCTCAAAATGGCATGGTGAACCTGGAAATCTATAATGTCCTCGGCCAGAAAGTCCGGACTCTGCTTGACGAAGAATTACCGGCCGGTTTCCATTCTGTAACCTGGGATGGAAGAGATGGAAGCGGGCAGGAAGCGGCCACGGGAGTATATTTTTATCGGCTCAAGGCCGGTGACTTCCGTGAGATTAAGAAAATGCTGATGCTCAAGTAA